A stretch of Triticum aestivum cultivar Chinese Spring chromosome 1D, IWGSC CS RefSeq v2.1, whole genome shotgun sequence DNA encodes these proteins:
- the LOC123180237 gene encoding transcription termination factor MTEF18, mitochondrial produces MGWAWAALRSGVPRWRAQNPSCSSSWVGSIRLIIRSQPYSTAPGPSHGGEEDGDRDEVRQEMLNRWVFRAAQTTFRDYLHATRGLCFTDAKHISERSPVFLGELLEEVKVNKAVMKAADQDGDEARLRSKVKKRVSRALVRLFHRRPVNEFRPFLESIGLRPSECDYLLPQELTFLADAEMLLESYHALCSYGIARRKIGRIYWNATEVFSLGQGVLASKLEALEGLGFSKATVIKLVISTPTVLVHDPAVELKTFLLWLDDIGIQRDWIGQFLSERVSYNWPKMVQALQSLSDLGFTKDDIGKVVRKNPHLLLEHSGGELHSTVDTMQRVGSGKKELLDLFLNHPNVNSVDVGWNISKGSCFLHDIGISYCDVTKILDSHGWMFGAAPMKATSTILAQLNVGKARLRKIIMEEPRQSMNYTIGSKVSRLPRCKPEPCVKEKREFLRRIGFVEGSEDMEKALKAIRGKGANLQDRYNKLVEKGLDPKHVAHMVKVAPRILNQKTDALAYKISFLVHVAGYPLSALPAFPRYLEFTVHRSKLKMLMYSWLLERGLAAPQLTLSTVLASSETEFIKAHHVYKVPMGREVWWKLKREGGSFGQEEIRWLRHRCNLDDSRIECMS; encoded by the coding sequence atgGGGTGGGCATGGGCAGCCCTCCGGTCCGGAGTTCCAAGGTGGCGTGCCCAAAATCCATCGTGCTCGTCCAGCTGGGTCGGCTCGATCCGCCTCATCATTCGGTCGCAGCCCTATTCGACCGCTCCCGGTCCCAGCCACGGCGGGGAGGAGGATGGGGATCGGGATGAGGTCAGGCAAGAGATGCTGAACAGATGGGTGTTCCGCGCCGCACAGACAACTTTCAGGGACTACCTCCATGCCACGCGCGGCTTGTGCTTCACTGACGCCAAGCATATCAGCGAGCGCTCGCCCGTCTTCCTCGGCGAGCTGCTGGAGGAGGTGAAGGTGAACAAGGCGGTGATGAAGGCTGCTGATCAGGATGGAGACGAGGCGAGGTTGAGGTCAAAAGTGAAGAAGAGGGTCAGCAGGGCGCTGGTGCGATTGTTCCACCGCCGCCCTGtcaacgagttcaggcccttccttGAGAGCATTGGCCTCAGGCCGAGCGAGTGCGATTACCTCTTGCCGCAGGAACTCACATTCCTCGCGGATGCCGAGATGCTGCTCGAGAGCTACCATGCACTATGCAGTTACGGCATTGCACGCCGCAAGATTGGAAGGATATACTGGAATGCTACCGAGGTGTTTAGTCTTGGCCAGGGCGTTCTTGCATCTAAGCTCGAGGCCCTTGAGGGTCTAGGCTTCAGTAAGGCCACTGTGATCAAATTAGTGATCTCTACTCCTACCGTGTTGGTTCATGACCCGGCCGTGGAACTGAAGACGTTCTTGCTGTGGCTAGACGACATTGGGATTCAGCGAGACTGGATCGGCCAGTTCTTATCTGAAAGGGTGTCCTATAATTGGCCAAAAATGGTCCAAGCTCTTCAGTCCTTGAGTGATCTGGGGTTCACCAAGGATGACATTGGTAAAGTGGTGAGGAAAAATCCGCATTTGTTGTTGGAACACTCTGGTGGGGAGCTACATTCCACAGTTGAcaccatgcaaagggttggatctgGAAAAAAGGAGTTACTTGATCTTTTTCTGAACCACCCCAATGTTAACAGCGTGGATGTCGGTTGGAACATATCGAAGGGGTCATGTTTCTTACATGACATTGGCATAAGCTATTGTGATGTGACGAAGATTTTGGATTCTCATGGATGGATGTTCGGTGCTGCCCCCATGAAAGCCACGAGCACCATTCTTGCGCAACTCAATGTGGGCAAGGCACGGCTGCGAAAGATCATAATGGAGGAACCACGTCAGTCGATGAATTATACGATTGGCTCAAAGGTCAGCAGACTGCCGAGATGTAAACCTGAACCCTGTGTCAAGGAGAAGAGGGAATTCTTAAGACGCATAGGATTTGTTGAAGGCTCGGAAGATATGGAGAAGGCACTCAAAGCCATCCGTGGAAAAGGCGCCAACCTGCAAGATCGGTACAACAAACTAGTGGAGAAAGGGTTAGACCCAAAACATGTAGCCCACATGGTGAAGGTCGCTCCTCGGATTCTGAATCAGAAGACGGACGCCCTTGCTTATAAGATATCCTTCCTTGTGCATGTGGCGGGTTATCCCCTGAGTGCTCTGCCTGCTTTCCCACGGTACCTAGAGTTCACTGTGCACAGAAGCAAACTCAAGATGCTGATGTACAGTTGGCTGCTAGAAAGGGGGCTGGCTGCACCCCAACTTACTCTTAGCACGGTCCTAGCTTCCTCGGAAACAGAATTCATCAAGGCTCATCATGTATATAAGGTTCCCATGGGTCGTGAGGTTTGGTGGAAGCTCAAGCGGGAGGGAGGTAGCTTCGGCCAAGAGGAGATCAGATGGCTGCGACACAGGTGCAACTTGGACGATAGTCGAATCGAATGCATGAGTTGa